In Halomonas denitrificans, one DNA window encodes the following:
- a CDS encoding A24 family peptidase, with amino-acid sequence MAYLADLHPAALYGLTLALGLLVGSFLNVVILRLPSRLFHEWRCQCRELLELDAEANDTPAGIASGRSRCPACGHGIRPYDNIPVISWLILRGRCRDCGAGISPRYPIVELLTGLLSVAVVAALGPTPAGLAGLAFTWALIAGSGIDLDHKLLPDQITLPLLWLGLLLNIDGLFIDLGSAVIGAAAGYLVLWAVFHLFRLATGKEGMGYGDFKLLAAIGAWFGWQVLPTVILLASAVGAVIGLVLIAVRRMGREVPIAFGPFLAAAGWLVLVFGDRVVNFWMAF; translated from the coding sequence ATGGCCTATCTCGCCGACCTGCACCCGGCCGCCCTGTACGGCCTGACTCTCGCGCTCGGCCTGCTGGTCGGGAGCTTTCTCAATGTCGTGATCCTGCGTCTTCCGTCCAGGCTGTTCCACGAATGGCGCTGCCAGTGTCGCGAACTGCTCGAACTGGACGCGGAAGCGAACGACACGCCCGCCGGGATCGCGTCCGGCCGATCGCGCTGCCCGGCCTGCGGCCACGGCATCCGGCCCTACGACAACATCCCGGTCATCAGCTGGCTGATCCTGCGCGGCCGCTGCCGCGACTGCGGCGCGGGCATCTCGCCGCGCTACCCGATCGTCGAACTGCTGACCGGGCTGCTGTCCGTGGCCGTGGTCGCGGCGCTCGGCCCCACTCCAGCCGGCCTGGCCGGCCTGGCGTTCACCTGGGCGCTGATCGCCGGTTCCGGCATCGACCTCGATCACAAGCTGTTGCCCGACCAGATCACCCTGCCCCTGCTCTGGCTCGGGCTTCTGCTGAATATCGATGGCCTGTTCATCGACCTCGGTTCGGCCGTGATCGGCGCCGCGGCCGGCTACCTGGTGCTGTGGGCCGTGTTCCACCTCTTCCGGCTGGCGACAGGAAAGGAAGGCATGGGCTACGGCGATTTCAAGCTGCTCGCCGCCATCGGCGCATGGTTCGGCTGGCAGGTGCTGCCCACGGTGATCCTCCTGGCCTCCGCGGTCGGCGCCGTCATCGGCCTGGTCCTGATCGCGGTCCGTCGCATGGGCCGAGAAGTCCCGATCGCCTTCGGTCCGTTTCTCGCCGCCGCCGGCTGGCTGGTCCTGGTCTTCGGCGACCGCGTGGTGAATTTCTGGATGGCATTCTGA
- the coaE gene encoding dephospho-CoA kinase (Dephospho-CoA kinase (CoaE) performs the final step in coenzyme A biosynthesis.), with translation MSRDVPPRVIALTGGIASGKTAVSDRFAALGVPVVDTDLLARDVVAPGTPGLDDVVEAFGAELLDETGALDRRALRERIFGDADARRRLESLLHPRIVQAARQAIERAGSDPQVRYVVLVVPLLVETGLFEDADRVLVVDVPETLQLERLAARDGVGVEQARAAVAAQATREQRLAVADDVIDNTGSLDALDEEVERLDRQYRALGK, from the coding sequence GTGTCCCGAGACGTCCCGCCCCGCGTGATCGCATTGACCGGCGGTATCGCCAGCGGCAAGACCGCCGTGTCCGACCGTTTCGCCGCGCTCGGCGTTCCGGTCGTCGACACGGACCTTCTCGCCCGCGATGTCGTCGCCCCGGGCACCCCGGGACTCGACGACGTGGTCGAGGCCTTCGGTGCCGAACTTCTCGATGAAACCGGTGCGCTGGATCGTCGCGCGCTTCGCGAACGCATCTTCGGCGATGCAGACGCCCGTCGCAGACTGGAATCGCTTCTGCACCCCCGGATCGTGCAGGCCGCCCGCCAGGCCATCGAACGTGCCGGATCCGACCCGCAGGTCCGCTACGTGGTCCTCGTCGTTCCGCTGCTCGTCGAGACCGGCCTGTTCGAGGATGCGGACCGGGTCCTGGTCGTCGATGTCCCCGAGACGCTGCAGCTCGAACGCCTGGCAGCGCGCGATGGGGTCGGCGTGGAGCAGGCCCGCGCAGCGGTGGCGGCCCAGGCCACCCGCGAACAGCGCCTGGCCGTCGCCGACGACGTGATCGACAACACGGGATCGCTGGACGCGCTGGACGAAGAAGTCGAGCGACTGGATCGACAGTACCGGGCGCTTGGAAAATGA
- a CDS encoding glycine zipper 2TM domain-containing protein, whose translation MNTRIAGLSAALLAAALAAAPADASHRHGEVVRVRVIDVHPVYAYEEIPVERDVCRQELRRRGPNPAAGAIAGALVGGVIGDRMGNRFGDGRGQRAVTVAGAALGAAVGHEVGRDLARHHGRVVPVRRCDVVVHYETREVLVGYDVAYRYGGRVRHVRMDHDPGPSIDVEVDVRPLR comes from the coding sequence GTGAACACCCGAATCGCTGGTTTGTCCGCCGCCCTGCTCGCGGCCGCCCTGGCCGCAGCGCCGGCCGACGCATCGCACCGGCATGGCGAGGTCGTGCGGGTCCGCGTGATCGATGTTCACCCCGTTTACGCGTACGAAGAGATTCCCGTCGAACGCGACGTCTGCCGGCAGGAACTCCGGCGCCGCGGGCCGAATCCCGCCGCCGGGGCCATCGCCGGTGCGCTCGTCGGCGGCGTCATCGGCGATCGAATGGGCAACCGCTTCGGCGACGGTCGCGGCCAGCGGGCGGTGACCGTGGCGGGCGCAGCCCTCGGCGCGGCCGTCGGCCACGAGGTCGGCCGCGACTTGGCTCGGCACCACGGCCGGGTGGTTCCGGTCCGCCGCTGCGACGTCGTCGTGCACTACGAGACCCGGGAAGTACTGGTCGGCTACGACGTCGCCTACCGCTACGGCGGTCGGGTCCGCCACGTCCGGATGGATCACGACCCCGGTCCCTCCATCGACGTCGAGGTCGACGTCCGCCCCCTGCGCTGA
- a CDS encoding elongation factor G yields MSSRSSSAIRTLALLGHAGSGKTSLLERLLLASGAKGEAGTVEKGDTLSDFEPLEKQYGHSLDTALARIEHDDHEIQVIDTPGDPDFRGPALAAMSAVETAAIVVNASNGVESSTRRLMRRARQRRLCRMIIVNRIDAEDLDLEAVIRDLREEFGPQCLPVNLPADGGAAVRDCFFHDSGDTDIFSLAAAHDEIRDQVIEADEGLMARYLDGETIGRDELHDAFELALREGHLVPICFTSARTGAGIEELLDFIVRLLPSPLEGNPPRFRVGSEEKKVPAKPDPDAHAIAHVFKIINDPYAGKLSVFRVFQGRIRAGDALLLGDARKPVKVAHLYRIHGSEHIEIDEAIPGDLCAVSRIDEIEYDTILHDDHAEDHYYLKPVDFPQPMYGLAIEPKTRGQEQKLASALARLAEEDPCIQVEHHQELNETVVRGLGEMHLRILLERMDKRFGVEVETRPPRIAYRETITRPAEGHYRHKKQTGGAGQFGEVFLRIRPLGRGEGFRFQSEVVGGAIPTALIPAVEKGVRQVMDEGAIAGYPMQDIEVTVHDGKYHSVDSKEVAFVIAGRKAFREAIAAAGPQVLEPVVTLDVSVPDSVLGDLTGLLASKRARIQGTEAQRGGQTVVHAAVPLSSISDFPTELKSMSGGEGRFVVELSHYEAVPPNVQQTLVEGFEARDDDSAH; encoded by the coding sequence ATGTCCAGCCGGTCCAGTTCCGCCATCCGAACGCTCGCCCTGCTCGGCCACGCCGGCTCCGGCAAGACCTCGCTGCTCGAACGCCTGCTGCTCGCATCCGGCGCGAAGGGCGAAGCCGGCACCGTCGAGAAGGGCGACACGCTTTCGGACTTCGAACCCCTCGAAAAACAGTACGGCCATTCGCTGGACACGGCGCTCGCCCGGATCGAGCACGACGATCACGAGATCCAGGTCATCGACACACCGGGCGACCCGGACTTCCGCGGACCGGCACTGGCCGCGATGAGCGCCGTGGAGACGGCGGCAATCGTGGTCAACGCAAGCAACGGCGTCGAGTCGTCGACCCGCCGGTTGATGCGGCGCGCCCGCCAGCGTCGCCTGTGCCGGATGATCATCGTCAACCGCATCGACGCCGAGGACCTGGATCTCGAGGCCGTGATCCGCGACCTGCGCGAGGAATTCGGTCCGCAGTGCCTTCCGGTCAATCTGCCGGCCGACGGCGGCGCCGCGGTCCGTGACTGCTTCTTCCACGATTCCGGCGACACGGACATCTTCTCGCTGGCCGCTGCCCACGACGAGATTCGTGACCAGGTCATCGAGGCCGACGAAGGCCTGATGGCGCGCTACCTCGACGGCGAAACCATCGGCCGGGACGAATTGCACGATGCCTTCGAGCTGGCGCTGCGCGAGGGCCACCTGGTGCCGATCTGCTTCACCTCGGCGCGCACCGGGGCGGGGATCGAGGAACTGCTGGATTTCATCGTCCGCCTGCTGCCCAGCCCGCTGGAGGGGAATCCGCCGCGCTTCCGGGTCGGCAGCGAGGAGAAGAAGGTGCCCGCGAAACCGGATCCCGACGCCCACGCGATCGCGCATGTGTTCAAGATCATCAACGACCCGTATGCCGGAAAGCTGTCGGTGTTCCGGGTCTTCCAGGGTCGAATCCGCGCCGGCGACGCCCTGCTCCTCGGCGACGCCCGCAAGCCGGTCAAGGTCGCACACCTCTACCGCATCCACGGCAGCGAACACATCGAGATCGACGAAGCCATCCCCGGCGACCTCTGTGCCGTATCGCGCATCGACGAGATCGAGTACGACACCATCCTCCACGACGACCATGCCGAAGACCACTACTACCTGAAGCCCGTGGACTTCCCTCAGCCGATGTACGGCCTGGCGATCGAGCCGAAGACCCGCGGCCAGGAGCAGAAGCTGGCCTCCGCGCTGGCCCGGCTCGCCGAGGAAGACCCCTGCATCCAGGTCGAGCACCACCAGGAACTCAACGAGACCGTGGTCCGCGGACTGGGCGAAATGCACCTGCGCATCCTGCTGGAACGGATGGACAAGCGCTTCGGCGTCGAAGTCGAGACCCGCCCGCCCCGGATCGCCTATCGCGAGACGATCACTCGGCCGGCCGAGGGCCACTACCGGCACAAGAAGCAGACCGGCGGCGCCGGCCAGTTCGGCGAGGTCTTCCTGCGCATCCGACCGCTCGGCCGCGGCGAAGGGTTCCGGTTCCAGAGCGAAGTCGTCGGCGGCGCGATTCCGACCGCACTGATTCCCGCGGTCGAGAAGGGAGTGCGCCAGGTCATGGACGAGGGCGCGATCGCCGGCTATCCGATGCAGGACATCGAAGTGACCGTCCACGACGGCAAGTACCACAGCGTGGATTCGAAGGAAGTGGCGTTCGTGATCGCGGGCCGGAAGGCGTTCCGCGAAGCGATCGCCGCCGCCGGTCCGCAGGTACTCGAGCCGGTGGTCACGCTCGACGTCAGCGTCCCGGACTCGGTGCTCGGCGACCTGACCGGACTGCTGGCGTCGAAGCGAGCCCGGATCCAGGGCACGGAAGCGCAACGCGGCGGGCAGACCGTGGTCCACGCGGCCGTGCCGCTTTCATCGATCAGCGACTTCCCGACCGAGCTGAAGAGCATGTCCGGTGGCGAGGGGCGGTTCGTGGTGGAGCTGAGCCACTACGAAGCCGTGCCGCCCAATGTCCAGCAGACGCTGGTCGAGGGCTTCGAGGCCCGTGACGACGACAGCGCGCACTGA
- a CDS encoding hotdog fold thioesterase: MTSSDWIARLNAHRDDTLMDTLDIRYSEAGETFLVAEMPVDSRHLQPMGILHGGASAALAESVGSAASAMVLAGSGRAAVGLELAINHLGAVRSGGMVRARAEAVHLGRSTHLWQIRIDDADGRKVALAKLTMLVLEDRSPPGD, encoded by the coding sequence ATGACTTCTTCCGACTGGATCGCGCGCCTGAACGCGCACCGCGACGACACCCTGATGGACACGCTGGACATTCGCTACAGCGAGGCCGGCGAGACGTTCCTTGTTGCTGAAATGCCGGTCGACTCGCGCCACCTCCAGCCGATGGGCATCCTCCACGGCGGTGCCAGCGCGGCCCTGGCCGAAAGCGTCGGGTCGGCCGCCTCGGCCATGGTGCTCGCCGGCAGCGGTCGCGCTGCGGTCGGGCTCGAACTGGCGATCAACCACCTCGGCGCGGTGCGATCCGGTGGCATGGTCCGGGCCCGCGCCGAAGCGGTGCACCTGGGCCGCTCCACCCACCTGTGGCAGATCAGGATCGACGACGCCGATGGCCGCAAGGTCGCGCTGGCGAAGCTCACCATGCTCGTCCTCGAGGACCGCTCCCCGCCCGGCGACTGA
- a CDS encoding FAD-binding oxidoreductase, with amino-acid sequence MSRPAGIEFVDDPSTLEHYGRDWTRFWSPAPRAVAFPRSTEDVAELVAWARRGRVALVPSGGRTGLSGGAVAGDGEVVVSFDRMRDVVALDTTEPSITVDAGIAVGEVQRRASEVGLCYPVDWAAAGSSQVGGSVATNAGGIRVLRYGMTRDWVRGLTVVTGRGDVLDLNRGLIKNNAGPDLRHLMVGSEGTLGLITRVTLGLIDAPPERSVLLLAFSGLDAVMPAFQSLRCGLDLSAFEFFDRASVEAVATGSGREFPLDEVAPYHAVVEFDDPDGSRQDAALAVFEALVEAGHVVDGTISQSGAQAEELWHWREAISESIAGRTPYKNDLSVRVSRVPGFLTALDELVGQRYPEFEVVWFGHIGDGNLHMNVLKPDDWSIDDFRSACERLTPAVFELVGRSGGSLSAEHGVGLLKRDYLASIKPAAEIELMREIKRAFDPDGVLNPGKLFPPDS; translated from the coding sequence GTGAGCCGGCCCGCGGGCATCGAGTTCGTCGACGATCCGTCCACGCTCGAACACTACGGCCGCGACTGGACCCGCTTCTGGTCCCCGGCGCCCCGTGCGGTCGCGTTCCCCCGCAGCACCGAGGACGTCGCCGAGCTGGTGGCCTGGGCGCGTCGCGGGCGCGTGGCGCTGGTCCCCTCCGGCGGCCGGACGGGCCTGTCCGGCGGCGCGGTGGCCGGCGACGGCGAAGTGGTCGTGTCCTTCGATCGGATGCGCGACGTCGTGGCGCTGGATACGACCGAACCGTCGATCACCGTCGATGCCGGGATCGCCGTCGGCGAGGTGCAACGACGCGCGAGCGAGGTGGGTCTCTGCTACCCGGTCGACTGGGCCGCGGCCGGTTCGAGCCAGGTCGGCGGGTCCGTGGCGACCAACGCCGGCGGCATCCGGGTGCTCCGATACGGCATGACCCGCGACTGGGTCCGAGGCCTGACGGTGGTGACGGGGCGGGGCGACGTGCTGGATCTGAATCGCGGACTGATCAAGAACAACGCCGGGCCGGACCTCCGCCACCTGATGGTCGGAAGCGAGGGAACCCTCGGTCTGATCACGCGGGTCACCCTCGGCCTGATCGACGCACCGCCCGAGCGCTCCGTCCTCCTGCTGGCCTTCTCCGGCCTCGACGCCGTGATGCCCGCGTTCCAGTCGCTGCGGTGCGGCCTGGACCTGTCGGCCTTCGAGTTCTTCGATCGGGCCAGTGTCGAGGCCGTGGCGACCGGCTCGGGCCGCGAGTTCCCGCTCGACGAGGTCGCGCCGTATCACGCCGTGGTCGAGTTCGACGACCCCGACGGCAGCCGCCAGGACGCGGCCCTGGCGGTGTTCGAGGCGCTGGTGGAGGCCGGGCACGTGGTCGACGGCACGATCAGCCAGTCCGGTGCGCAGGCCGAGGAGCTGTGGCACTGGCGGGAGGCGATCAGCGAATCGATCGCCGGCCGCACACCGTACAAGAACGATCTCTCGGTCCGCGTTTCCCGGGTTCCCGGCTTTCTCACCGCGCTCGACGAGCTGGTCGGACAGCGATACCCGGAGTTCGAGGTGGTCTGGTTCGGCCATATCGGCGACGGCAACCTGCACATGAACGTCCTCAAGCCCGACGACTGGTCCATCGACGACTTCCGGTCGGCCTGCGAGCGCCTGACACCGGCCGTGTTCGAACTCGTGGGCCGGAGCGGCGGCAGTCTTTCGGCCGAGCACGGCGTCGGTCTGCTCAAGCGCGATTACCTCGCGTCGATCAAGCCGGCCGCCGAAATCGAGCTGATGCGCGAGATCAAGCGCGCGTTCGATCCGGACGGCGTTCTCAACCCCGGCAAGCTCTTTCCGCCCGACTCGTGA
- the serA gene encoding phosphoglycerate dehydrogenase: MTQRNLSLSKDKIRILLLENISERAVECFNAAGYHQVECLPGALPVDELVERIADVHFLGIRSRTRVTERVLDAADRLTAIGCFCIGTDQVDLAAARHRGIPVFNAPYANTRSVAELVLAEIVMLMRGIPAKNAAAHRGEWLKSARASFEVRGKTLGIIGYGHIGSQLGILAEGLGMRVMYYDVVRKLPLGNAEPADSQDEVLERADVVSLHVPDTAETRGLIDAGELARMKPGAHLINASRGKVVSIPALAQALEQGRLGGAAIDVFPSEPTSKDEEFVSELREFDNVLLTPHIGGSTHEAQQNIALDVSTKMTLYSDNGSSTGAVNFPEVNLPDHATARRILHIHRNEPGVLQAINHAFSEAGINIVGQYLQTLTDVGYVVMDVETDDAGPVLRRLHDIPATIRTRFLY, encoded by the coding sequence ATGACGCAGCGCAATCTCTCGCTTTCCAAGGACAAGATCCGGATCCTGTTGCTGGAAAACATCTCCGAACGGGCCGTGGAGTGCTTCAACGCGGCCGGTTACCACCAGGTCGAATGCTTGCCCGGGGCGCTGCCGGTCGACGAACTGGTCGAGCGCATCGCCGACGTGCATTTCCTGGGCATCCGCTCCCGAACGCGGGTCACGGAACGGGTGCTGGACGCTGCCGATAGGCTCACGGCCATCGGCTGCTTCTGCATCGGCACCGACCAGGTCGACCTCGCCGCGGCCCGGCACCGCGGAATCCCGGTGTTCAACGCGCCGTATGCTAACACTCGCTCCGTGGCCGAACTGGTACTGGCCGAGATCGTGATGCTGATGCGCGGAATTCCCGCGAAGAATGCCGCGGCGCACCGCGGCGAATGGCTGAAATCGGCCCGGGCGAGCTTCGAGGTCCGGGGCAAGACGCTGGGCATCATCGGCTACGGACACATCGGTTCCCAGCTCGGCATCCTCGCCGAGGGACTCGGCATGCGCGTGATGTACTACGACGTCGTGCGCAAGCTGCCGCTGGGCAATGCGGAGCCTGCCGACAGCCAGGACGAAGTGCTGGAACGCGCGGACGTGGTCTCGCTGCACGTCCCGGACACGGCCGAGACCCGCGGCCTGATCGACGCCGGGGAGCTGGCCCGGATGAAACCCGGGGCGCACCTGATCAACGCCTCGCGCGGCAAGGTAGTGTCCATTCCCGCGCTGGCCCAGGCGCTCGAGCAGGGCCGGCTCGGCGGCGCGGCCATCGATGTCTTCCCGTCCGAACCGACCTCGAAGGACGAGGAGTTCGTGTCCGAACTGCGCGAGTTCGACAACGTGCTGCTGACGCCGCACATCGGCGGCAGCACCCACGAGGCGCAGCAGAACATCGCGCTCGACGTCAGCACCAAGATGACGCTGTATTCCGACAACGGCTCGTCGACGGGCGCGGTGAACTTTCCCGAGGTCAACCTGCCGGATCATGCGACCGCACGGCGCATCCTGCACATCCACCGCAACGAGCCCGGTGTCCTGCAGGCGATCAACCATGCGTTTTCCGAGGCCGGCATCAACATCGTCGGTCAGTACCTGCAGACCCTGACCGACGTCGGCTACGTCGTGATGGACGTCGAGACCGACGATGCAGGGCCGGTCCTGCGCAGGCTGCACGACATCCCGGCAACGATTCGCACGCGATTCCTGTACTGA
- a CDS encoding N-acetyltransferase translates to MQLDIRHQPEDDRFATDVDGHTCVLDYRLADRVMTMTRVFVPPPVEGRGIASHLTRYALDHCRKHGFRVVPRCPYVAAWIRRHDEYADLVSETD, encoded by the coding sequence ATGCAGCTCGACATTCGCCACCAGCCCGAGGACGATCGATTCGCGACCGACGTCGACGGCCACACCTGCGTCCTCGACTACCGTCTCGCCGACCGCGTGATGACCATGACCCGGGTCTTCGTTCCGCCGCCGGTCGAGGGCCGAGGAATCGCGTCGCACCTGACCCGCTACGCGCTGGACCATTGCCGGAAGCACGGCTTCCGGGTCGTGCCCCGATGTCCTTACGTAGCGGCCTGGATCCGGCGCCACGACGAATACGCCGACCTCGTCTCCGAAACCGACTGA
- a CDS encoding OmpA family protein, producing MNHSINLRPPLAVVLAAALAACATTDPYTGEERTSRAGSGAAIGAAAGAVIGAISGGDRLERAAIGAGIGALSGAAVGAYMDRQEAELREQLEGTGVSVTRRADQIILNMPGNVTFDVDSASLRPEFFEVLDSVALVVEEYDQTVLVIDGHTDSSGPNSYNQRLSENRAETVAEYLINRGIRPVRIEASGYGEDYPVASNGSREGRRQNRRVELTLIPIT from the coding sequence ATGAATCATTCGATCAACCTTCGACCCCCGCTCGCCGTCGTGCTCGCCGCCGCGCTGGCCGCCTGTGCAACCACCGACCCCTACACCGGCGAGGAACGGACCTCGCGCGCCGGCTCCGGCGCGGCCATCGGTGCCGCGGCCGGTGCCGTGATCGGCGCGATCAGCGGCGGCGACCGCCTCGAGCGCGCGGCGATCGGCGCCGGCATCGGTGCGCTGTCCGGTGCCGCCGTCGGCGCCTACATGGACCGCCAGGAAGCCGAGCTTCGCGAGCAGCTCGAGGGCACCGGCGTCAGCGTGACCCGACGCGCCGACCAGATCATCCTCAACATGCCGGGCAACGTCACCTTCGACGTGGACTCGGCGAGCCTGCGGCCGGAATTCTTCGAGGTGCTGGACTCGGTCGCGCTGGTGGTCGAGGAATACGACCAGACCGTGCTGGTGATCGACGGCCACACCGATTCCTCGGGGCCGAATTCCTACAACCAGCGCCTGTCCGAGAACCGCGCCGAGACCGTGGCCGAGTACCTGATCAACCGGGGCATCCGCCCGGTCCGCATCGAGGCGTCCGGTTACGGCGAGGACTACCCGGTCGCCAGCAACGGCAGCCGCGAAGGCCGGCGCCAGAATCGCCGCGTCGAACTCACCCTGATTCCCATCACCTGA